A genome region from Methanobacterium subterraneum includes the following:
- a CDS encoding 2-amino-3,7-dideoxy-D-threo-hept-6-ulosonate synthase gives MIGKKIRIERIINRKTGRSVIVPMDHGVSIGPVEGIIKMAETIDEVASGGANAVIMHKGMVGTGHHGYGRDIGLIIHLSASTALGPDPDHKVLVTSVEKAIQLGADAVSVHVNVGSEMEPEMLMHLGSISEICDDWGMPLIAMMYPRGKKIDNEHDAEVVKLAARAGAELGADIIKTNYTGDPDTFKEVIDGCPVPLVIAGGPRVETDRELLEMVKNAVDMGGAGVAIGRNIFQARSPQKTTRAIAEIVHNDLDIDEALKILNGK, from the coding sequence ATGATAGGAAAGAAAATCAGGATTGAAAGGATAATCAACCGAAAAACTGGGAGAAGCGTTATTGTACCCATGGACCACGGTGTTTCCATAGGACCGGTGGAGGGAATAATTAAAATGGCAGAAACCATTGATGAAGTCGCCAGTGGTGGAGCCAACGCTGTAATAATGCATAAGGGAATGGTCGGCACAGGACACCATGGATATGGAAGAGACATCGGACTGATTATTCATTTATCGGCCAGTACTGCCCTGGGACCAGACCCAGATCATAAAGTACTGGTGACCTCAGTAGAAAAAGCCATCCAACTGGGAGCAGACGCAGTATCAGTGCATGTAAACGTTGGATCCGAGATGGAGCCCGAGATGTTAATGCACCTGGGAAGTATTTCCGAGATCTGTGATGATTGGGGGATGCCACTTATTGCCATGATGTATCCTAGAGGCAAAAAAATCGACAATGAACACGATGCTGAAGTGGTGAAACTGGCAGCTCGTGCCGGTGCTGAACTGGGAGCGGATATCATTAAAACCAACTACACTGGAGACCCGGACACCTTCAAAGAAGTCATCGATGGATGCCCAGTGCCCCTAGTAATTGCCGGAGGCCCCAGGGTTGAAACTGACCGAGAACTACTGGAAATGGTGAAAAACGCGGTTGATATGGGTGGAGCCGGTGTGGCCATAGGTAGGAACATATTCCAGGCCAGATCACCACAGAAAACAACCCGGGCCATAGCAGAGATTGTACACAATGACCTGGATATTGATGAAGCTCTGAAGATTCTCAATGGCAAATAA
- a CDS encoding DUF2188 domain-containing protein, which yields MAANIHVVTGRRGGWDVKRDGAVKASGNFDSKEKAIEFAEEEGKRYNVEVFIHNEDGKIEKRESFGKNLYPG from the coding sequence ATGGCTGCTAATATTCATGTAGTGACTGGTAGAAGAGGGGGCTGGGATGTTAAAAGAGATGGGGCTGTTAAGGCATCTGGAAATTTTGACAGCAAAGAAAAAGCAATTGAATTTGCCGAGGAAGAGGGGAAAAGATACAACGTTGAAGTATTTATCCATAATGAAGATGGGAAGATAGAGAAAAGGGAAAGCTTCGGTAAAAACTTATATCCTGGATAA
- a CDS encoding BaiN/RdsA family NAD(P)/FAD-dependent oxidoreductase gives MKIYDIAVIGAGPAGCMAAIQGAQMGNKVILLERNEKIGHKLLLTGNGRCNLTNTANLKVFLEKFGKKGAFYRDAFTKFSNQDLMDFFKSNGLELKVEEEGRVFPVTENAKSVVDVLEKVLDEYRVKILYNYRMKQLQKISKVFKLSSAAHELITAHKVIIATGGVTYKFTGSTGDGLDIAKLLGHHITELKPGGVPLRVREEWVHQLKGVTLENVGLRIGYGGKKIAFPQGNLLLTHFGVSGPVILDMSHMIVELMDKHGDLKLYIDFLPEIKQDGLGGQLMEDFQNNSKKSLKTYLKNYLPNSTIDPILKTISVDPHKKLNQITKKERLHLQETLKALPLTINGHLPLNKALVTCGGVTKKEINPQTMESKLVDGLYFAGEIIAGCGRRGGYNLQQAFSTGYVAGSRASTLKNRS, from the coding sequence ATGAAAATCTACGACATTGCGGTCATCGGAGCAGGACCTGCAGGGTGTATGGCTGCTATTCAGGGGGCGCAAATGGGCAATAAAGTAATTTTACTGGAAAGGAATGAAAAAATAGGCCATAAACTACTTTTAACTGGTAATGGCAGATGCAACCTTACCAATACTGCTAATCTGAAAGTTTTCCTGGAAAAATTTGGAAAAAAAGGTGCATTTTACCGAGACGCCTTCACTAAGTTTTCCAACCAAGATCTTATGGATTTCTTCAAAAGCAATGGACTTGAATTGAAAGTGGAAGAAGAAGGACGTGTATTCCCTGTTACCGAAAATGCCAAATCAGTAGTGGATGTTTTAGAAAAGGTACTGGATGAATACAGAGTTAAAATTCTTTATAATTATCGTATGAAACAATTACAAAAGATATCTAAAGTTTTTAAACTATCTTCAGCGGCTCATGAGTTAATTACTGCCCATAAAGTTATAATTGCAACTGGTGGAGTTACCTATAAATTTACAGGTTCCACTGGAGATGGACTGGACATTGCAAAATTATTAGGTCACCATATAACCGAATTAAAACCAGGGGGTGTTCCACTACGGGTGCGAGAGGAATGGGTGCATCAATTAAAGGGAGTTACTCTGGAAAATGTGGGATTAAGGATAGGATACGGAGGGAAAAAAATAGCATTTCCCCAAGGAAACCTTCTTTTAACCCATTTCGGTGTTTCTGGACCAGTTATCCTGGATATGAGCCATATGATTGTGGAACTAATGGATAAACATGGGGATCTGAAGCTATACATTGATTTTCTACCAGAAATCAAACAGGATGGATTGGGAGGGCAGTTGATGGAGGATTTCCAGAATAACAGTAAAAAGAGTTTGAAAACTTATTTGAAGAACTACCTTCCTAACAGCACCATTGACCCCATCTTAAAAACCATTTCAGTTGATCCTCATAAAAAGTTGAATCAGATCACTAAAAAAGAGAGATTACACCTACAGGAAACATTAAAAGCCCTCCCTTTAACCATAAATGGACATCTTCCTCTGAACAAAGCCCTGGTCACCTGTGGTGGTGTGACGAAAAAAGAAATAAATCCCCAAACTATGGAATCAAAACTGGTTGATGGATTATATTTTGCAGGGGAAATAATAGCAGGATGTGGTCGAAGGGGAGGTTATAACCTTCAACAGGCTTTTTCAACCGGATATGTTGCTGGCAGCCGAGCATCAACACTTAAAAATAGAAGCTAG
- the aspS gene encoding aspartate--tRNA(Asn) ligase — MTDSLGNWKRTHYSQELDEEMDTESVTLMGWVHEIRDLGGIIFVLLRDRNGITQITAPSKKITPELLEEIRKFKKESVIAVKGTVQGSPKAPGGVEIIPVEVKVLNESQQPLPMDPTEKVRAEIDTRLDSRYLDLRKHSISAIFKIKSAMLHSVRVYLEENGFMEVNTPKLVGSATEGGTELFPITYFEREAFLGQSPQLYKQMMMGTGLDKVYEIAPIFRAEEHDTLRHLNEVISIDTELAFANQEDAMTLLEKLVHNAIKEVKENCQAELEDLGVELEVPELPFPRLEYDEVIDIVNSKGVPLSHGEDLSRAAEKALGEVMEGYYFITNWPSDIKPFYVQPHEDAPEKSYAFDLMYRDLEISSGATRVHQHDLLVERIKKQGLNPDSFQHYLAAFEYGMPPHAGWGLGAERFTMCITGMKNIRETVLFPRDRRRLAP, encoded by the coding sequence TTGACAGATTCATTAGGAAACTGGAAAAGAACACATTACTCACAGGAACTTGACGAAGAAATGGACACCGAATCAGTCACTCTCATGGGCTGGGTTCATGAGATCCGTGACCTGGGAGGTATTATATTTGTACTTCTGCGTGACAGGAACGGCATCACCCAGATCACCGCTCCCAGTAAAAAAATCACCCCTGAATTACTGGAGGAGATCAGGAAATTCAAAAAGGAATCAGTGATTGCAGTTAAAGGAACTGTGCAGGGATCACCGAAAGCACCTGGCGGTGTGGAAATCATACCCGTAGAAGTGAAGGTTTTAAACGAATCCCAACAGCCATTACCCATGGATCCAACCGAGAAAGTGCGGGCAGAAATTGACACCAGACTAGATTCTCGTTACCTTGACCTGAGAAAACACAGCATCAGTGCCATATTCAAAATAAAAAGTGCAATGTTACACTCCGTACGAGTTTACCTAGAAGAAAACGGTTTCATGGAAGTTAACACCCCCAAACTGGTGGGATCCGCCACCGAAGGTGGTACAGAACTCTTCCCTATTACCTACTTTGAAAGGGAAGCATTCCTGGGTCAAAGCCCCCAGCTCTACAAGCAGATGATGATGGGCACGGGACTGGACAAAGTTTATGAGATTGCACCCATCTTCCGGGCGGAAGAACATGACACTCTCCGCCACCTGAACGAGGTTATCTCCATTGACACGGAACTGGCCTTTGCTAACCAGGAAGACGCCATGACCCTCCTGGAAAAACTAGTACACAATGCCATTAAAGAAGTGAAGGAAAACTGCCAGGCAGAACTGGAAGACCTTGGTGTGGAACTGGAAGTACCTGAACTACCATTCCCCCGTTTAGAATACGATGAAGTTATTGACATTGTTAACTCCAAGGGAGTGCCCCTCAGTCACGGGGAAGACCTTTCACGGGCTGCTGAAAAGGCACTGGGAGAAGTAATGGAAGGTTACTACTTCATAACCAACTGGCCCAGTGACATAAAACCATTCTATGTCCAACCCCACGAGGATGCACCTGAAAAAAGTTACGCCTTTGACCTGATGTACCGGGACCTGGAGATATCTTCCGGGGCAACCAGGGTACACCAGCATGACCTCCTGGTAGAACGGATCAAAAAGCAGGGTCTTAACCCTGATTCATTCCAGCATTACCTGGCTGCATTCGAGTACGGAATGCCACCACATGCAGGATGGGGCCTAGGAGCAGAAAGGTTCACCATGTGCATCACCGGAATGAAAAACATCCGAGAAACTGTATTATTCCCCAGGGACAGAAGAAGGTTGGCCCCATAA
- a CDS encoding 3-dehydroquinate synthase II: protein MKFAWIMAEGNVWDKKKQFITTALESGIDHIVDFTDVDNIRKLGNLKLISDIEGSDVVLVGRNSEGDGTLIIPDDLRESKDLAAVNRLKRRDKKVAAYVEILSKKHEELAALLGKDADYLILLGRDWKVIPLENIIAGLQGEKVKIIAAVADYDEAKLALETMEHGTDGVLLCPHEISQIKKVAELMEKIQSENYELKAATISKVEPVGIGDRVCVDTCSMMQLGEGMLVGSYSQGLFLVHSESMESEYVASRPFRVNAGPVHAYVMTPGNKTKYLSELETGDEVLTVDKEGNSKVAIVGRVKIEKRPLMLVEGEYEGVVLRTLLQNAETIRLVSEDGKPISVADLKVGDKIMIYLDPNARHFGMAIEESIIEK from the coding sequence ATGAAATTTGCATGGATAATGGCCGAAGGGAATGTATGGGATAAAAAAAAGCAATTCATTACCACTGCACTGGAATCAGGAATAGATCACATTGTTGATTTTACCGATGTGGACAACATTCGCAAACTTGGTAACCTAAAACTCATCTCTGACATTGAAGGCTCTGATGTGGTGCTGGTGGGTCGAAACAGTGAAGGAGATGGAACTCTCATCATACCGGATGATCTCAGAGAATCCAAGGATCTTGCAGCTGTAAATAGGTTGAAAAGAAGGGATAAAAAGGTAGCAGCCTACGTGGAGATCCTATCCAAAAAACACGAAGAACTGGCCGCATTACTGGGGAAAGATGCGGATTACCTGATCTTATTGGGGCGTGACTGGAAAGTCATCCCTCTGGAAAACATAATCGCTGGATTGCAGGGTGAGAAAGTCAAGATCATTGCCGCAGTCGCAGATTATGATGAGGCTAAGCTGGCCCTGGAAACCATGGAACATGGAACCGATGGTGTGCTCCTCTGCCCCCATGAAATAAGTCAGATAAAAAAGGTGGCCGAGTTAATGGAGAAGATACAGAGCGAAAATTATGAGCTTAAAGCAGCCACCATTTCCAAGGTAGAACCAGTGGGTATTGGAGACCGGGTGTGTGTGGACACCTGCTCCATGATGCAACTGGGTGAAGGCATGCTGGTTGGATCCTACTCCCAGGGACTGTTCCTGGTGCACAGCGAGTCCATGGAAAGTGAATATGTTGCTTCACGACCCTTCCGGGTTAACGCAGGCCCAGTGCACGCCTACGTCATGACCCCTGGTAACAAGACCAAATATCTCTCGGAACTGGAAACTGGGGATGAAGTCTTAACTGTGGACAAGGAAGGTAATAGCAAAGTAGCCATAGTGGGACGGGTTAAAATCGAAAAACGTCCATTGATGCTGGTTGAAGGAGAATACGAAGGCGTGGTACTTCGCACCCTCCTCCAAAACGCTGAAACCATTCGACTGGTTAGTGAGGATGGAAAACCTATTTCTGTAGCTGATTTGAAAGTTGGGGATAAAATTATGATTTACCTGGACCCCAATGCCCGGCACTTTGGAATGGCCATTGAAGAGAGTATAATTGAAAAATAA
- the hisD gene encoding histidinol dehydrogenase, with protein MKTVKLEDNNIKELLQRSQIDADSVIGIVTDIVNDVKNAGDEKIRQYTEKFDGVYLKDFLISQEELKESVKRIDKDLIHSLKKASSNIRKFHQAQLPHDWSMEVDNGVTAGQIIRPLERVGCYIPGGRAVYPSSILMTVIPAKVAGVNEIICCTPPGPDGKVEDIVLATAYLAGAHKVYRVGGAQAIAAMAYGTETIPAVDKIVGPGNIFVTAAKKMVYGQVDIDFPAGPSEVLIIADETGNPDYIALDLMAQAEHDPQAASVLVTTSPKLAIAVNEKITEELPTMKRKEIISDSLEENGSIIVVSTMDEAVSFSNEYAPEHLIIMTHDPEERVKGIKNAGSIFLGDLTPVAAGDYGSGTNHVLPTSFCARMYSGLSTESFLKKPTVQRLSREGLNSLKDVVIPLAEYEGLYAHAESFKRRLDQD; from the coding sequence ATGAAAACCGTAAAACTTGAAGATAACAACATAAAGGAACTCTTACAGCGGTCACAGATAGACGCTGATTCAGTTATAGGCATTGTAACTGACATTGTGAACGATGTTAAGAATGCTGGGGATGAAAAAATCCGCCAATACACTGAAAAGTTTGATGGAGTTTATTTGAAAGATTTTCTCATCTCTCAAGAAGAACTAAAAGAGAGTGTCAAAAGAATTGACAAGGATTTAATCCACAGTCTTAAAAAGGCCTCATCCAATATTCGTAAATTTCACCAAGCCCAATTACCCCATGACTGGTCCATGGAAGTGGATAATGGTGTAACTGCCGGCCAGATAATCCGCCCATTGGAAAGGGTGGGATGTTACATACCCGGGGGAAGGGCAGTTTATCCCTCCAGCATTCTCATGACAGTTATTCCAGCTAAGGTGGCAGGGGTAAATGAGATCATCTGCTGCACACCACCGGGTCCTGATGGGAAAGTAGAGGATATTGTACTCGCCACGGCCTATCTCGCTGGTGCCCATAAAGTTTACAGGGTAGGGGGAGCACAGGCCATTGCAGCAATGGCCTACGGAACAGAAACCATACCTGCTGTGGACAAAATAGTCGGACCTGGCAATATATTCGTGACTGCAGCTAAAAAAATGGTATATGGTCAGGTTGATATTGATTTCCCAGCAGGCCCCTCCGAGGTACTGATCATAGCCGATGAAACTGGTAATCCTGATTACATAGCTCTGGATCTCATGGCCCAGGCCGAACACGACCCCCAGGCAGCATCAGTACTGGTGACTACATCCCCAAAACTGGCCATTGCAGTGAACGAAAAAATCACTGAAGAGTTACCCACAATGAAGCGAAAAGAAATCATTAGCGATTCACTTGAGGAAAACGGATCTATAATCGTGGTGAGTACAATGGATGAAGCAGTTAGTTTTTCCAATGAATACGCACCTGAACACTTGATCATCATGACCCATGACCCTGAAGAACGGGTTAAGGGTATTAAAAATGCAGGTAGTATTTTCCTGGGAGATTTAACCCCTGTGGCTGCGGGTGATTATGGTTCCGGTACCAACCACGTGCTACCCACCTCCTTCTGTGCCCGGATGTACTCTGGACTTTCCACCGAGTCCTTCCTTAAAAAACCAACGGTACAGAGACTTTCCCGAGAAGGTCTGAACAGCCTGAAAGATGTGGTTATTCCTTTAGCAGAATATGAAGGTTTATATGCCCACGCCGAATCATTCAAGAGACGTCTTGACCAAGATTAA
- a CDS encoding UPF0058 family protein produces the protein MYKDELIQLHQFLVYVLKHLDHEYEVKDECKEYLCLNISPHHIHRTKAEHKYAIFVLSNSISEIIAANNVGTSSNISNGLSELVKRSRKELIRFQNEDTLAVQKIKM, from the coding sequence ATGTACAAAGATGAGCTTATACAGTTACACCAATTTTTGGTATACGTTTTAAAGCATCTGGACCATGAGTATGAGGTGAAGGATGAATGTAAGGAGTATTTGTGCCTTAACATTAGCCCTCATCACATACACCGTACTAAAGCCGAACATAAATATGCTATTTTTGTTTTGTCAAATTCTATTTCTGAGATCATTGCTGCAAATAACGTAGGAACTTCTTCTAACATTTCCAATGGACTCTCAGAATTGGTTAAACGGTCGCGGAAAGAACTCATTAGGTTCCAGAATGAAGATACTTTAGCTGTCCAAAAAATCAAGATGTAA
- a CDS encoding RimK/LysX family protein: MESTEYDILNYDKLKKQLSFNFAENKAINDLNIKPDAFIPVLFSLKFGGDWSFKTSELEAMAVKEKITRYNENTGEGYTLERVTLFVNPCLISNEGKVLRLEKCGAKNERELVERPFRVKLDAEDIVQAELNPKIMEISLKRIKGPLSFSGSAAYGVSHEIEHLAGCERTGKFLWEFKYRVQG; the protein is encoded by the coding sequence TTGGAATCTACAGAATATGATATATTGAATTATGATAAACTAAAAAAACAGCTTTCTTTCAATTTTGCTGAAAATAAAGCCATAAATGATCTTAATATTAAACCGGATGCTTTTATACCAGTATTATTCTCCCTTAAATTCGGCGGAGACTGGAGTTTTAAAACCAGTGAACTGGAAGCTATGGCTGTGAAAGAGAAAATAACCCGTTACAATGAGAATACAGGGGAAGGATACACCTTGGAAAGAGTTACCCTCTTTGTGAATCCCTGTTTAATCTCCAATGAGGGTAAGGTTTTACGATTGGAAAAATGTGGGGCTAAAAATGAGCGTGAACTGGTGGAAAGACCTTTCAGGGTGAAACTCGATGCTGAGGATATAGTGCAAGCAGAGCTAAACCCAAAAATCATGGAAATAAGTCTTAAAAGGATTAAAGGCCCGTTGAGTTTTTCAGGATCCGCTGCTTATGGTGTTTCCCATGAAATAGAGCACTTGGCGGGATGTGAACGCACTGGCAAATTCCTATGGGAGTTTAAATATAGGGTGCAGGGATAA
- a CDS encoding transposase yields MKDRSLACELSVPDDDKALQVFRCIRWSDGVYCPKCKSFEVYNRGYLNKTHIKRYSCKTCGKNFTDFTGTIFSNKKLPLGDMFYIILNLDKKSIKRLADESGHKWDSVYRLAQEFRECLVDEAKDPVLSGEIEFDEMYQSAGTKGLKKTSEN; encoded by the coding sequence ATGAAAGATCGAAGTTTAGCATGCGAGTTGTCGGTTCCGGACGATGATAAAGCTTTACAGGTTTTCAGATGCATAAGATGGTCTGATGGGGTTTATTGTCCGAAATGCAAGTCTTTTGAAGTGTACAATCGCGGATATTTGAATAAAACTCACATTAAGCGATATTCTTGTAAGACTTGCGGGAAAAATTTCACTGACTTTACTGGAACCATTTTTTCCAACAAAAAATTACCTCTGGGTGATATGTTCTACATAATCCTGAACTTAGATAAAAAAAGCATTAAACGTTTAGCTGATGAATCAGGACATAAATGGGACAGCGTTTATAGATTAGCTCAGGAGTTCAGGGAATGTTTGGTTGATGAAGCCAAAGATCCAGTTTTGTCAGGGGAAATTGAATTTGATGAAATGTACCAATCAGCAGGCACCAAAGGTTTAAAAAAAACATCCGAGAACTAG
- a CDS encoding SAM-dependent methyltransferase, producing MINVVYDIKVYRQVLKDIIKEDDVVVELGCHIGNSTRIISQLAPDGKIIALDKGTESNEKLDELKKEVTTPIEFIQSDVRLHETLEEVAKKVDELGGCDVLSVDLGGGYHPDTTFKVFFIWSSTLKPRETIIRNRGLLDFIHSSTSSEIIRSNHGWLESCGDDGIPPRLKELKLWSPKL from the coding sequence ATGATCAATGTAGTATACGATATTAAAGTTTATAGACAGGTTCTAAAAGATATCATTAAAGAGGATGATGTGGTGGTGGAACTGGGCTGTCATATAGGCAATTCCACCCGAATCATATCCCAATTGGCACCTGATGGAAAAATAATAGCACTGGATAAAGGCACTGAATCCAATGAGAAACTAGATGAACTGAAAAAAGAAGTCACAACCCCCATTGAATTTATCCAAAGTGATGTGCGTCTTCATGAAACCCTGGAAGAAGTGGCCAAAAAAGTGGATGAGTTAGGTGGGTGTGATGTTTTATCGGTGGATCTGGGTGGGGGTTATCATCCCGACACTACCTTTAAAGTTTTCTTCATTTGGTCATCAACTTTAAAACCTCGGGAAACTATAATTAGAAATAGAGGTCTTTTAGATTTCATTCACTCATCAACCAGTTCTGAGATCATCAGATCCAATCATGGGTGGTTGGAGTCCTGTGGGGATGATGGCATCCCACCGCGATTAAAAGAACTTAAACTCTGGTCTCCTAAACTATAA
- a CDS encoding 2,3-diphosphoglycerate synthetase → MSALLKMVCLIDGEHYLPVTRSALKTLDNIEHIEVVAAVFIGGTEKLRDATPDSIGEKLGVKVYFGPDHHKIPYDLIVEVSVKHQADVVMDLSDEPVVDYSKRFKIASMVLEQGILYEGPDFSFQPLDEYNVLKKPSLKILGTGKRIGKTAVSAYAARLIHKGDYNPCVVAMGRGGPEEPEIVRGDEIEITPQYLMEQSDKGIHAASDHWEDALMSRILTIGCRRCGGGMVGQVFITNMKQGAQMANEVESEFVIMEGSGAAIPPIKTDQHIVLVGANQPMINIERFFGPYRIKLADLVVITMCEEPLASPGKVERIEKAIKEVNPEAMVIPTVFRPKPLESVEGKRVLFATTAPDSVKDVLINHLEEEHGCKVVGTTPHLSNRPLLQKDIEKYIHEVDVMLTELKAAAVDVATKDALNAGLEVVYCDNIPLVIRESDDLDSAILAVVDKAIQEHNCCG, encoded by the coding sequence ATGAGTGCTTTATTGAAGATGGTATGCTTGATTGATGGTGAGCATTATCTCCCGGTTACGAGATCAGCATTAAAAACCCTTGATAACATTGAACACATTGAAGTTGTGGCCGCAGTATTTATTGGAGGCACAGAAAAACTGAGAGATGCCACCCCAGACTCAATCGGTGAAAAACTGGGGGTTAAAGTTTACTTTGGTCCTGATCATCATAAAATTCCTTACGATCTTATTGTTGAGGTTTCAGTGAAACACCAGGCAGATGTAGTCATGGATCTTTCGGATGAACCTGTTGTTGATTATTCTAAACGTTTTAAAATAGCCTCAATGGTCTTAGAGCAGGGAATACTCTACGAGGGGCCTGATTTTTCATTCCAGCCATTGGATGAATACAACGTTCTCAAAAAACCATCCCTTAAAATATTGGGGACGGGTAAACGTATCGGTAAGACTGCAGTTTCAGCTTATGCAGCACGTTTAATCCATAAGGGTGACTATAATCCCTGTGTGGTAGCAATGGGTCGTGGCGGTCCTGAAGAACCGGAGATAGTTCGTGGGGATGAGATTGAAATCACACCCCAGTACCTTATGGAACAGTCTGATAAGGGAATTCACGCTGCTAGTGACCACTGGGAAGATGCCCTAATGAGTCGCATACTCACCATAGGTTGCCGCCGTTGTGGTGGGGGAATGGTGGGACAGGTGTTCATCACCAACATGAAACAGGGTGCCCAGATGGCCAATGAAGTTGAATCCGAGTTTGTGATAATGGAAGGTAGTGGAGCAGCCATACCACCCATTAAAACCGACCAACACATTGTACTAGTGGGTGCCAACCAGCCCATGATCAACATTGAACGGTTCTTCGGCCCCTACCGGATTAAACTAGCTGATTTGGTGGTTATCACCATGTGTGAAGAACCATTGGCCAGCCCAGGGAAAGTGGAACGCATTGAAAAAGCCATAAAAGAGGTCAACCCTGAAGCCATGGTTATTCCAACAGTTTTCCGACCTAAACCACTGGAATCCGTGGAGGGTAAACGGGTCCTCTTCGCTACCACTGCCCCGGATTCTGTTAAGGATGTTCTCATAAATCACTTGGAAGAAGAACATGGTTGTAAAGTGGTGGGAACCACTCCACATCTATCTAACCGACCATTACTCCAGAAGGACATTGAAAAATATATTCATGAAGTTGATGTCATGCTCACTGAACTCAAGGCCGCTGCAGTGGACGTAGCCACTAAGGATGCCCTTAATGCTGGTCTGGAAGTTGTATACTGTGACAACATACCCCTGGTTATAAGAGAAAGTGATGACTTGGATTCAGCAATACTTGCTGTTGTGGATAAAGCCATTCAGGAACATAACTGTTGTGGATAA